The genomic DNA TGTACGGACTGgtggagagagagacagagtaTGGAACTGGCGGCAACTTCTTGTGTGCGTGGGAGATCATGCTGACTGTGGGAACCGAGGAGAGTTTGTTCGACTCTTTGGTCAGATCGTCAACATAGAGGAGGTCGTCTATTCGGGCAACTATGTTGAACGCAAGGCTCTCCAGGACCCTTGAGTAGCTCTCGAGGATTGATTTTCCAACATCCTGAAAAAATGTTCAAATTCATTAGACaacatttctttctttttcagccTCCGGTGAAGTGCAGTACCAGTTTTTACCATCTGATGGGGCCTTTTGGTCTGCTTGGAAGAAGCTATGCATATAGCCGAAAAAGAATCGGACAGTAGAATCTAAAGTCGAACCTTGTTGTACTGAATCTTCGTGGTATCTAAAGTTGTTTGGGTAAGACCAGGAAACCGCTGCTTGAGGCAAAGCAAGAGGCATTCGGCCCTCTCCGCGAGCATTTCCCTCTTATCTCCATCCAACATCAGGTCCTTGACCATCTCCCACGACGACTTGTTGGTGGATTTGCTCGGGTGTGTTTGGGGCTTGGAGTGGGCCCTCCGACGCCAAATGTATATCGAAGCTTCTGCACGGTTCGCAATCTCTAGAGCCACGTGCTCCGAAGACAGATCAAGGCAATCAAGCAGGCATTCCGCAGAGAAGTGGTCCGATGTGATGTATCGGTATATTACATCACCAAGAGACACTCTCCCACTCTGGAAAACAATCGGCATTCATCATTGGATCTCAATTTCCCTTCATCTTTTCTTGAAGACATTCAGAATCAGTGGAGTAATCAGAGTATCAAAATTCTAACCTTTGGGAGAGCCTCCAAGTACGAGTCGGGCACTTCCATCTCCGACAAGGCAGTACTGTTAATGGCCATAGCAGCTTTAAGAATTTGGCTCGTGCACTCTCGAGTGTGACTCAACTGCTTTCTTGAATTCTCGCTTAGCCCACCGGCGGGAACCCGTGGAACAGGAAGCCACCACTTCTCCTCTTGGCGCTGAATTGTCCTCCGAAAAGAGGCGGACCCATCAGCTTCAGGAGCCACTATCCCTTGGTCGACATACCAAAACTCTGTGGTCGTGAAACTATCCAATATTTCCTGCCAAGTCAAAGAAAAGATTAGAAAAAGAACTTTGAGACCATCAAAAGATCCAGCTTGCACTATCCAGCCAAAACCAACGGGACAAGATCTTACGAGAAGCATGTTATCGAGCTTTCGTAGAGCTGGAAGGTTGATGAAAATATCTGATCTCGGCCTGCAAGTCATGACCTGCAAAGAACCAACAGCAGGATTACCAATCAATAAATGGCCCAAGAACTGAATTAAGCTgattccaccaaaaaaaagaaaaacgacaGAGACGAATAGTTAATAAGAATTACCTCCAGCTTACTGCCATCAGGAAATGTCTGCCATGAGGGTATAAGCTCGACAATGTGCTCGCTAACACAGAGAAGCCACTCCATCTCCCTTCGCCACATCGATCTCTTCTCTTCAGGCAAGGGTTCTAACCTCCACAGCTGCCCGAAAATGGTTGCTGAATTGGTTGCCAtaaggggaaaagaaaaaattacatcAGCAAGGCCGAGACTTGAAGGAATTGAGCACAGTAACAAGAAAGTCTACTAAAGGCAAATTTACCACAGAGATTGGTGATGGCATTCGAAATGGCCAGAGCCATGGGAACCCCTTTTCCCGAACCCGACATGTCCTCACCCAGCAACAGTTTAGCGAACCTCTCCTTCATCATGTCCATCTCTATTCAAAACGAATGGAATTAATCCCGAATCAAACAGGCTGCTCATGAAAACGGAACATATGAACGCACTCAACCGAGGCAATGAAACATCAGTTTAGTGAAACTTTTTATCACTTTTATCATTTAATAGTTACCGTCCACAGGGCGGCCCAACAGGTCctttgattttcaaatttggAGATTTTATCCTAAAAGGAGCTAACAGCTAAAGTAAAGTtctgctcttttttttcaaaattttgaacaaTCTTCACCAATCCACTGGCTTCCCTGAACTAATCACAGCCCACCTCGGACAAAGCTTACCTGAAAGCTTGGAGCTCAGTTTCTTCAACTTCGAATCGTCCAGGTGGGTTTTCTTCTCACCCCCAGTTTCAGCAGAAACAGAGCTTCTGGCGACATCAGCTTTCCTGATGGGCCAACCCAGAGGGGATTTCATAGACCGGTCCTTGGCCTTTGGAGCTTCCTCAGTGGAAGACCCCTCGGTGGTGCCGCTGCTGAGGCTGCTCTCCCTCGACTCCGCGCTCGACTCTGTGAGCAGCTCTGCCGTCGACTCGTCCCGGCCCCCGCCGATAGTCCTCCTCTTCGCCGAGCTCCCCATTTCGAACCTCCCCCCACAAGAGAACACGTATAGGCCAGAGAGCAAGATCAAGAAGTGAGCCAGAATGAGCTGAAGACGGCAGCTCTAGAACAGGAGGTGGTGGGAGCTCAAAAAGACATGATTTTGAACTGCGGGTCGCTGGAAAGGACTGAAATTGAAGCTCGTGGCAGGTTAAAGGAGGAACTTTCCGTGCTGGGTGTCAGCTGTTTCGGAGAATGGATGGACAAGACAGAGGGACCTCACCGTAGATTTTCAGTCTGGGGAGTCTGTCGGGGGTCGGGGCATTGCTCGCTTTGTAGCTCTTCagattttctctctctctagaaagTGTGTGTCTTTCTCTCActagaaatttgatttttaaagaGAGGGAAGGAGGGGCTAACTGCCAATGGCCACATGCCACACCCTTAACGTCTCTATTGGCACTCCTGTGAGTAGAGGGTACgttcaaaaacaataaataaatgaataaataaacaattaatgaacaaaaaaaaaggggaaaaaaaaacagaaaaacagAAAGCTTTGGAGAACTTGGGAGATTTCCTTGTCAAACTTtgttttgaaataaaataaatcggGCTAGATATGTTTTCCTCCAAGGTTTGTTTTGGTGCAAATCCTACgatagaatttttatttcaatgcaTTAAATTGCGCAGTGTTCGAGTTACTAGTAAGTCctgtaatatttatttatatttatatgaagaaataaaaataaatcgaaCAAAATCGAAAATCATATCCATAACCTGACTATATCTCTCTTATTCACGTTGAATACTTTGGGCCTGCTTTGAACGGTGGTTTGTCTATAAGTGGACTCTAAAAGTGAggtgaaattttaataattaatgtgtttggatttaaagttgaattgagttgagttttggttttaattagtttgtaatgattgtattgttaaattatgataaaaatgtgaaaaaaataatgaatagttgagataaagtaataattaagtaatgattgtgtagttgaattatgagaaaaaatgtaaaaagtaatgaatagttgagataaagtattgattaaataataattgtgttgttgaattgaagataagtggagttgaattgagttgagttaaaaaaattttaatatccaAACACACAATTTGAGGAAAGGATAATTGATggatttcaaataaaaaaaaatagacaaCCGAAAGATATACTAATCACGTCTAGTAATATGGTGAGCCCTAATATTTTCGAGATAAAAACTCTTCTAgaactagttttttttttttaaactaatAAATTAGTTTCAATGAGGAGCCTACAAGATCACAAGAACACACAACTCCTTACCGTTCATCTTCTCGTGAGCCTCATTGATGATTCCAATCCCTGTACATGTAGAGGAACATAATCTTTATTATCTTTCGTATACTCAAACTAATATgtttcaaatggtgaaaaagaaaaaaaggtcatatatttctttttctcaatGAGTAGAGGTCataaatttcaataatttagTATATTTCTTTCGTGTATAAATTACAGTTCGAAGTCAGCTAGTAAGAAAATCAATTTGTGTTGAAATCTAAatcgaaagaaagaaaaaaaaaaacagagagagagagagaaattcaGTTTATAAATATCTATTGGCCAAAATAGAGAGAGACTTCTTAGCATATCTTGTTCCTAATAATTAACTTTTAGAATGCCCAATTTTAGAGACGGATTATTCTATCTTATCATTGAGGAGAAATTTTAATTGCAATCgcttcaattttttcaaatgtTTCATCCCATTATAAACTCATTAACGAATTAATTCTCCTACTTTCGatgaaataaaacaaaaaagtgaCCTCTTGCACTATATTTGGACATGGTAAATTAACCTCGTTTGGATATATAGTCTAATAAGGGGAGATGAAGGGAAACATTAGCatttatttggaaaatttataattgacGAATTTTTAACTATTATTTCCACCTCTTTTCAACCCTAGAATCCTAAAACCTCAAATTAtgattgaaagaaaattaggATCCGAAGGAAAATCGAGGTAAATAGTTCCCctcatttttttcctctccattaaaattataaaaccaAATAGGGGGAAattttcccttcccttcctttATTCTCAATCCAAACAGAGCGTAAATCCAGTATACGAATAAGAAAATGCCCATTCCACGCTTTATTGTCGATAACTGCCTATCCATGCTCTCGAGTTCATTtgcacaaaaaagaaaaaaaaaatctaagcTAATCAATTCGAAGACTTGAAATTACATGGAGACGCGATTCGTTTGTAAGGGAGGGCTAGTCAATCGATACAatttcctaatttttgcctTCTTTTCCGTTTCATTTTTGGCcattttatgtatattttcataataGAAATTGGTCATTACcgaatttgaatttttgaacAGGGAGGGATATTCTGTCCGTGTGGAAAGCTACGGCTACGGCTACAGGACAGAAGCTGCTTTATCTTTAAAATGGCTAATGGCTAATTTCCATTCGCAGCCACTCCACAATCATCAGGTCGCTATTTCGTCATCCCACCTTAGACTTTTTTGCTGCTCGAAGAAAGGAATTCATTAAATAGAATCCCAATTCAGTCCAACTCCAACCTACCTTTTTGCTAttctttaatataatttttgcaCCACAAATttcgtgaaaaaaaaaagcgatcTCCTTATcttcaattactttttttttttatcagggTAATTGTTAATCGCTTGTTGTCTCTTTCTTTGATCATCCCTTGTATGATTCTGCAAAACAAAAAATTCCAATATCATCTTCTTccactatatatatgtttgcatgcatataatatatggCTTTTAAGGCTATGGGAAAATAACTTAAATAATCAccaactttctattttttttttacgttttatcgtgaattttccatttttctatGAAATATACACAAACTTGTAAATCGTTACACCGTCTACCATCTATTGGCCATTTCGTCACCCTAGGTGAAGTGGCAGGCTGACGGTGCtaagtaaaatataaaaaggacAATGGCATTGATATGAGAAAACACATTTCCAGAGAAAGATTGACTAATTGCAGAGGTAAACACAAACATAATTCTCTTACATTGGTAGAATGTGATGCATTAATACTTGCTAAGGCCATCTTCAATCCACTGTTGGTTCCTTGGGAAATTAGATTTATTGTCTCGAATACTTTAGgctgcttttctttttgtatggAATGGCGATGTACGTGGACACCTAGATTGGTTGACCTTCTAGCTCATGACTTGGGACATCTAGGCTTGATCACGTCGAATTTTAATACCTCTGGTATGTTTTAATCAGGGTATGTACAAGTTTCTATTTTACCCATTCATCAAGAGGTGTAGCTGAAGTTTCGATTTCGGTCCTCAGATTTTAaaggcctgtttggtttcgcaattgtattttagaatcacaattctaacttaattctacccactacaaaacaaaataactcatacaaagtcaaagagtgggtcccatttttatcactttttcccacaacaaaacaacataactcatacaaagtcaaagggtgggccccatttataccactcaaaatcaaaatctaattttaaaatcctactatgaaaccaaacaccaccTAAACTTTCTTAAGGACAAGGCTGACATGGACAATGTGTCGTGCTACTGTATGTACGGTGTCAGCAAAAGTTACTTTTTAACTCGtgtaaaaaaatagaattgaaTTGAACCATACGGATAAGAGCACCCAATTCAAACCATGAAAGCGAAATTCTGCACAGATCACCACAACGGCTAGCATGAAGTATTTGTGGACGGTCGATATTTAccattttctttaatattaaacatttgattttagaaaaaagaaagcagcAATATTTCTGGCGAAAAGGAATTAGAAAAAGCCGCAAAAGGGATTGCATGCTTAGTAGATAGCCGTTTATTCGTGATTTTATAAAGCAGCCAACTCCTTGACCTTTTAGGAGTCgaaatgattaatttttagTACAAAGCATGCACGGCCGGGCACTCTTCAAATTCGAGTAACGCCAGAGCCACCGAATCGTGATTGATACATGTTGTGGGTACAGTTTCTCGCATAATTCGgttaaaaattcataactcaCTTGTCGGATTGAATGTCAGGATCGATCTACCAAATCAAATAGTCACAAGATCGAATCCTTTTGATGAAATTTAAGTCACTTTTCCCTgaatattcaaaatattatcAGTATTTTATTCATGGAAAGAATCAAAATCTGGCCATAATGGACGAACTTCATTCTTAAGTAGTTGAAGCAAAGTACGATGTTCAGAATACCATGCCAGACCTCGAGGCCTTGGCTTGTCTACCTCGAAAATTGACCCATGGGTTCACCGTGTCGTATTGGCTAACCGGGATCAATCCCTAGCTTACCTTGGGTTGCCAAAAATTGCGAAATCGAGATTATAGCCTATCAAAAGTGAAGAGGAATTTATCATTAAtcccaaaagaaaattgtaaaACAAAACTAGGACCGTCGGGAGGGTCTCGAATCTGAGCTGAAACCAACCCGCCCATTATTTCCAAGTTCACCAGGAAGGAAATTATATGGTGTGGGCATGAGCACGGATATAAAAATGGGGAAGCGTGGGGTCGTCCGTCCAATGGAGGAGTCACGTGCATGACCGTTACCACCGCCGTTTAGTCAGACTAAAGACATATGTGTAACGGTAAACTTTGGCCTGAAGGATTACATTTAAATTATTCCTcgttcttttcttctttgtctTCATGGCCAATCACAGTCCAATGCCGTTCATGAAATTTTGATCCGACAATTTCGTTAAAAATCCTTCTTTTCGACAAGATACTAGGAAACTTCTGGCATATAGGTACGACAAATTATAGCTCTTAAAATAGGGCATCTATTAAAGCAAACTGAATTTGAGACAAACCTTCTCGAGTTGGATTGGAGTTCCGTTTAAGTGCACTATTATCTTTGGAgtaatttttgaaaagtttaattCATACTTAAGTCCGGCAGGATAACGTCCGAAGTCAAGATAAAGAAATTGGCTTTAAGTTTGTGGATAACAATCGAATTTAGTATAATCGccaaaaaaattgtaaaattagaaaagtttTTAATTAGTTCATATAAGTTTACTTTGTTTTTACCcatcaaaaaggaaaaaaaaaacttttttttttgttttttttttgctcggtaacttttcttttgttttgaaGAGAATGAATATTTGAAAACTTCATGCTAAGAGAAAACATTCAATGTgtgttatttatcatttattattGGTAATTGGTGCCAAACTCCCATTGATAAAGTGGTAGCCCGTGATTTTAGTTGGTTAGCGAGATCCATACGTTGgagtttattattttacgaATTTTTTTATCTACAATAAGTAAAAGTTATTGCAGTGAATGTTTTCTCTTTAGCTGGGGCAACGTTTTGCGCGAGTATAGAAAAGAAGCCGAGTAGGCTCGTCAAACAAAATAGTCGCATTTTCTGTAACAATTTGCGTTCCATCTTCTTTCCAGCTTATTGCTCGTCTCCGTTTGCACGGGCCGAGCTTGGGGCCCATTTGTCTCGAGTCCATTGTAAGCCCAACAACTGGGTAGTTTGCCTTACCTTCACCATGTGGAAATAGAGAACAAGACTCTGTCAGATAACAAGATTCTGTCAGGATTAGATGTTgtttatgattaattaaagaaaGGTGTTGCAAATCAAGAGGTCTAGGTTCGATTTAAAGGGATTGTTCgtacctttttatttattcgctgttaggatttttattttattgttttaggCTAATGAGTCTTCTTTGTaaccgaaagaaaaaaagaaaaaaaaaagaaaaggggttGAAGCATTGGAATTTATTGGGTGGCTTAAGAATCATTACGGAAATCTAAATCTTGATGCGGTTCGGCAACCTTAGTCGAGACCGAAACGGATATATTATCCTACCAAGTACTTCTCATCAAATAGAAAAATCTTAAAGGCGCACACCTCTACGTTGTCTCGACGAAGCTGCCCAGGATAAAATATAGTCTCCACCAACCCGCTTGTCTACTTCCAATCCAGTGTCGGTGCCACTGACCAGTCGGCAGTCTGCTTATTTCATTCAACATCGTTGTTCCATATGTAAATCTTGTCCAAGAAAGACAGTTTCCGGTCCTGGCCTGGCTGTGTTGCTCCTTCAACTAAACCATAGATCCTGAAGTGTCTGTTTCCGTTTCCATCTCCACGTGCTCGGCGATGGAGCAGAGGAAGGGACGGCGGCTGGTACTCTTTCCGATGCCTCTACAAGGTCACATAAACCCGATGCTTCAACTTGCCCAGATCCTCCACTCAAAGGGCTTCTCCATTACAGTCATCCACACAAACTTCAACTCCCCAAATGCTTCCAACTATCCCCACTTCACTTTCCACCCAATCCCCGACCGGCTAGACCAGTCTGACCCCGCCATGCCGTCGAACATCGGGTCCCTGCTCTCCCACCTCACCACGATGTGCGAGGGGCCCTTTGAGGACTGCCTGCGAAAGCTGATGTTGGACGAGACCGACGAGCCCATCGGGTGCTTGGTCTCGGATGCATTGTTCCACTTCACGCAGGGTGTCTCAGAGAGGCTGAGGATTCCTAGGATTGTGCTGAGGACTGGCGGGGCCTGCTCTTTCCATGTCTTTGCTGCCTTCCCTTTCCTCAAGGAAAAGGGTTACCTCCCAGTACAAGGTAAATCCAcagttttgaatttttcttgttCCTAGACGATAAAGTTAATTCTCACAGGAAGCTTAAACTTCACCCTCGCGTTCCAAAGAAGTTGGGGGCTCTAATAATCTTACACCTGACAGAATCCTAGCCATACATCTTACAAAACCTGTTAATATGATGGTCTAGACATTTTCAAAGCTTCTATGAGTATGAACTTGCTATGAATAGAAACACGGATTCATCGGAAAGACAACAAGCCGAATCGATTGATACATTTCTAACTTTCTACCTTTGAATATTCCTAATATTAGATTCTAAGCTCGAAGATCCAATAATGGAATTGGCGCCACTAAAAGTGAAAGACCTTCCAGTGATCAACACAAGTGACCCAGAGAAGCTCTACCAACTGGCTACTTCTATGGTCAATTCAGCCAAGAACTGTGCCGGGTTGATTTTCAACACATTCGAAGACCTGGAACAGTCTTCCCTTGATAAACTCCGCTACGAATTCCTCATCCCAATCTTCCCAATCGGGCCCTTCCACAAATTCTGTCCGCCATCTCTGAGCAGCTTGATAGCCCATGATGAAACTTGCATCTCTTGGCTTGACAGGCAAGAGCCCGGGTCTGTGATCTATGTGAGCTTCGGGAGCATAGCAGCAATAGAACAGCCTGAGTATGAGGAGATTGCTTGGGGCTTAAGAAACAGCGGCCGCCCATTCTTATGGGTGATCAGGCCCAGTTCAGTCGACGGTGTGGACGGACTTAACCCAGGGCTGGAGGAGAGAGGGTGTATCGTGAAGTGGGCCCCGCAAGTGGAGGTCCTGTCTCATCCCTCGGTTGGAGCCTTCTGGACACACTGTGGGTGGAACTCAACCCTGGAGAGCATCTCCGAAGGGGTCCCAATGATTTGCATGCCGTGCTTCGCGGACCAGAAGGTGAACTCGAGATTTGTGTGTGACGTTTGGCAGGTGGGGGTGGAGTTGGAGCGTAGTAACGGGCTAGAGAGGGGGAAGATCCAGAGAGCTATAAGGAGACTGTTTGACgagaaggaaggagaagagatCAGAGACAGGATGCTTCATTTGAAGGAGAAGGCAAGTCTCTGTCTCAAGCAAGGCGGATCTACGTTCCAATCGATCGGAGGTCTGGCTGATCATATTTTGTCCTTAGAATCGTTAACTTTCAGTGCTCGTGAATCCACAGTTTGATTGTAACTTTCATGATTTTGCCAATACTGAGGTGTTCAGCTTTGTTTGagcattaattttttattcccCTTAAACAGCTCACGCAAGTGAAAAAATCTTTGAGGATTATGCCCATAACTAATTTTTGGTCTTGACAATGTCACTTTTCTGTCAATTCGAAGTATATACTTTCAGAAAGCAACAAAAAGAGGTTGGAGTAACGGATGCGGCATTTAAAAACTCGATACCTGGCAAATTTTGGTCCCCTGATTGGGACATAAAGTTGATGCTAAAGAACAATGAAGCAACATGGTACGTAAGGAAGATGAGTGGCCATTAATGATAAATTCCAACAATGATGCTTATTCTATAGGGCAGGGGTTGGTTTGGTCTAGTTCAGCTTGATTTTTCTAAATGGGTCCACTGAAACCAAATCACACCGGAGAAAAGCGAAGATTCAGAACAAGATGAACTGGTTCATTGGTTTGTTCATTTCATGGTTCAACAACTGAACCAAACGATACCTTCAAAATGAACATCGAAAGGCCAGTTCCTCCCTGTGCTCAGTTTTGGTTAACCTCTGTTTTAAGGGCCTTTTCCGAACCCTATCAAACACCCACTGAGTTGAACCTCAGGATCAAGAACTTTCGTTTTAAATGCTCTATAAACAATCACAcctctgaaaaaaaaatggcaatTGTTCCGAGCAGTTGTGTTGGCATATTCTCTGTGAGAGAGATACAGACACCTCGATCACAGGAGAAAATGGACGGAGTTGAATAACGAAGGCCTGAATATGATCCTaattctatttcattttgCCCAAATCTTGAGGTTAGCTACACGAAACATACGGAGGATTACTGTACCTTATTTAGTTCCGTGCAAGAATGAAAAGAGCAAATCTAAACTGTCTTTCTTCGTCTAACTACTTACTGGTCAGTGATAACTGCTTTCATCTGCCGAAAATAGTTAATATCATTGACACCTCGGAGATGAGTTACTTTCGTACTTACTGATAAGCAAGcatttataattcaacaataatgGACCTCTTCGGTCATCGAAATCTGCAGTATCATGCTATGCTTTTACAGTTCCTGCGTGACCTTTTCAGGACGTCATGTTAATCTTCTCCTTTGTGTCATCATTGAGTGCAGACTCGGTACAGCGTCTAGAACTTAGTGGTTCACTTCTTTCTCGAAAACTCTAGCTGTCATAGTCCGAAGGACATGGACAACCAAATTATTTTCTGCCATTTCAGTCACCACCTCATGTTGCGCATCGGTTTGGTACTCTTCGTAGCATGTCATGTTTGATGTATCCTTTGATCTGGAGGTGACAATTACCATTTTTTGCCAATACAATGGAGTTATTTCTATGAAAGattcaatctatatatatatgctcctCGCAGATTGGGGATCTCTAATTAATTGGGTTGTCCCGACTGATCCTAGTAAGTGATGGTTGAGCCTGCTACGTCTACTCATTTAATTGCGGTCGATATACATTTTTGCTGCAATGGCCTATTTTGCGAGCTGGCGTCACTTTGACATGGTACTTGAATACAGGTAGGTACGAATCAACAATACAAGCACTGACCATACACGAGAACGGAAGCAGAAAACAATCCTTTCCATGGAAATTACAAGCG from Punica granatum isolate Tunisia-2019 chromosome 2, ASM765513v2, whole genome shotgun sequence includes the following:
- the LOC116196786 gene encoding rop guanine nucleotide exchange factor 7-like isoform X1 gives rise to the protein MGSSAKRRTIGGGRDESTAELLTESSAESRESSLSSGTTEGSSTEEAPKAKDRSMKSPLGWPIRKADVARSSVSAETGGEKKTHLDDSKLKKLSSKLSEMDMMKERFAKLLLGEDMSGSGKGVPMALAISNAITNLCATIFGQLWRLEPLPEEKRSMWRREMEWLLCVSEHIVELIPSWQTFPDGSKLEVMTCRPRSDIFINLPALRKLDNMLLVRSCPVGFGWIVQAGSFDGLKVLFLIFSLTWQEILDSFTTTEFWYVDQGIVAPEADGSASFRRTIQRQEEKWWLPVPRVPAGGLSENSRKQLSHTRECTSQILKAAMAINSTALSEMEVPDSYLEALPKSGRVSLGDVIYRYITSDHFSAECLLDCLDLSSEHVALEIANRAEASIYIWRRRAHSKPQTHPSKSTNKSSWEMVKDLMLDGDKREMLAERAECLLLCLKQRFPGLTQTTLDTTKIQYNKDVGKSILESYSRVLESLAFNIVARIDDLLYVDDLTKESNKLSSVPTVSMISHAHKKLPPVPYSVSLSTSPYKPTFNTPSFSPAPLISPAKAERTPFIGNGNGINRPPRRGLGVKRVLTNYLGVDMKPKMGGNTSEGSCSLQTLNQKEEK
- the LOC116196788 gene encoding UDP-glycosyltransferase 76B1-like, with the translated sequence MEQRKGRRLVLFPMPLQGHINPMLQLAQILHSKGFSITVIHTNFNSPNASNYPHFTFHPIPDRLDQSDPAMPSNIGSLLSHLTTMCEGPFEDCLRKLMLDETDEPIGCLVSDALFHFTQGVSERLRIPRIVLRTGGACSFHVFAAFPFLKEKGYLPVQDSKLEDPIMELAPLKVKDLPVINTSDPEKLYQLATSMVNSAKNCAGLIFNTFEDLEQSSLDKLRYEFLIPIFPIGPFHKFCPPSLSSLIAHDETCISWLDRQEPGSVIYVSFGSIAAIEQPEYEEIAWGLRNSGRPFLWVIRPSSVDGVDGLNPGLEERGCIVKWAPQVEVLSHPSVGAFWTHCGWNSTLESISEGVPMICMPCFADQKVNSRFVCDVWQVGVELERSNGLERGKIQRAIRRLFDEKEGEEIRDRMLHLKEKASLCLKQGGSTFQSIGGLADHILSLESLTFSARESTV
- the LOC116196786 gene encoding rop guanine nucleotide exchange factor 5-like isoform X2; this encodes MGSSAKRRTIGGGRDESTAELLTESSAESRESSLSSGTTEGSSTEEAPKAKDRSMKSPLGWPIRKADVARSSVSAETGGEKKTHLDDSKLKKLSSKLSEMDMMKERFAKLLLGEDMSGSGKGVPMALAISNAITNLCATIFGQLWRLEPLPEEKRSMWRREMEWLLCVSEHIVELIPSWQTFPDGSKLEVMTCRPRSDIFINLPALRKLDNMLLEILDSFTTTEFWYVDQGIVAPEADGSASFRRTIQRQEEKWWLPVPRVPAGGLSENSRKQLSHTRECTSQILKAAMAINSTALSEMEVPDSYLEALPKSGRVSLGDVIYRYITSDHFSAECLLDCLDLSSEHVALEIANRAEASIYIWRRRAHSKPQTHPSKSTNKSSWEMVKDLMLDGDKREMLAERAECLLLCLKQRFPGLTQTTLDTTKIQYNKDVGKSILESYSRVLESLAFNIVARIDDLLYVDDLTKESNKLSSVPTVSMISHAHKKLPPVPYSVSLSTSPYKPTFNTPSFSPAPLISPAKAERTPFIGNGNGINRPPRRGLGVKRVLTNYLGVDMKPKMGGNTSEGSCSLQTLNQKEEK